In Erigeron canadensis isolate Cc75 chromosome 7, C_canadensis_v1, whole genome shotgun sequence, one DNA window encodes the following:
- the LOC122607077 gene encoding uncharacterized protein LOC122607077 yields the protein MENHDMMIGQRPDIPWQNHNLELGQTLKHEIELGDNGSRRISLAAELGENGSRRISLAHHHDLLLDHEMTTMPHSHHHHGNGDETEFDDRNQHENRYDDGNAGNDDDVDHHVGQQSVNNPETQMVLSDECHEMGLSNGHDLVTHNNSDMGLPPVPLSFQRPEFVLTPQVIQTRTAPAPNYELTVGQEFPDVASCRRALRHTAIALHFEIQTVKSDKTRFTAKCASEGCPWRIHAAKLPGVPTFTIRTIHSEHNCGGIAHLGHQQASVDWVANTVEQRLKENPQCKPKEILEEIHRAHGITLSYKQAWRGKERIMAALRGSFEEDYRLLPQYCEQVRRTNPDSIASVYVNPADNCFQRLFISFQASIYGFLNACRPLLGLDRTVLKSKYLGTLLFATGFDGDAALFPLAFGVVDEENEENWMWFLSELHNLLELNTENMPRLTILSDRQKNIVEGVEANFPTAFHGFCMRHLSESFRKEFNNTMLVNHLWDAANALTVMEFESKILEIEEISQEAAYWIRRVPPRLWATAYFEGTRFGQLTANIIESLNVWILEASGLPIIQMMECIRRQLMMWFNERRETSMQWTSILVPTAERLVSEAIDRARTYQVLRANEAEFEVISHEGTNIVDIRNRRCLCRGWQLNGLPCAHAVAALLSCRQNVHRFTESCFTVAMYRKAYSQTIHPVPDKTLWKEMTDLASLGEGNNVMDIVINPPKSIRPPGRPRKRRVRSEDRGPVKRIVHCSRCNQTGHFRTTCSAPI from the coding sequence ATGGAAAACCATGACATGATGATTGGTCAAAGGCCAGACATACCTTGGCAGAATCATAATTTGGAATTGGGTCAAACCCTTAAGCATGAAATCGAATTGGGAGATAATGGCAGTCGTCGCATAAGTTTGGCAGCCGAGTTGGGAGAAAATGGCAGTCGTCGCATAAGTTTGGCACATCACCATGATCTTCTTTTAGACCATGAGATGACGACAATGCCACATTCACATCATCATCATGGTAATGGAGATGAAACCGAGTTTGATGATAGAAATCAACATGAGAACAGATACGATGATGGCAATGCAggcaatgatgatgatgtggatCATCATGTTGGTCAACAGTCGGTCAACAATCCCGAAACTCAGATGGTTCTTTCTGATGAATGTCATGAGATGGGTTTATCGAATGGTCATGATCTTGTCACGCACAATAACTCTGATATGGGTTTGCCACCTGTGCCTCTATCTTTTCAGAGGCCTGAGTTTGTGCTAACACCTCAAGTTATTCAAACCCGAACCGCTCCTGCTCCAAACTATGAATTAACGGTAGGCCAAGAGTTTCCTGATGTTGCCAGCTGTCGTAGGGCATTGAGGCACACAGCAATTGCTTTACATTTTGAGATACAAACAGTTAAATCTGACAAAACACGCTTTACTGCCAAATGTGCAAGTGAAGGCTGCCCATGGAGAATACACGCTGCTAAACTACCTGGTGTACCTACTTTTACAATCAGAACCATCCACTCAGAACACAATTGTGGTGGAATCGCTCATCTTGGCCATCAACAAGCATCGGTTGATTGGGTTGCAAATACCGTTGAACAACGCCTTAAAGAAAACCCACAATGCAAACCAAAGGAGATTCTAGAGGAAATTCATCGGGCCCATGGAATTACATTATCATACAAACAAGCATGGAGAGGCAAAGAACGGATAATGGCAGCTCTACGTGGATCATTTGAAGAAGATTACCGTCTTTTACCACAGTATTGTGAGCAAGTTAGACGTACAAATCCTGATAGTATCGCTTCGGTTTATGTGAATCCTGCAGATAACTGTTTCCAGCGTCTTTTTATCTCGTTTCAAGCTTCCATTTATGGGTTTTTGAATGCGTGTAGACCGCTTCTCGGCCTTGATAGAACCGTTTTGAAGAGTAAGTATCTCGGGACGTTACTTTTTGCTACAGGTTTTGATGGCGATGCTGCATTGTTTCCTTTAGCATTTGGTGTTGTTGATGAGGAAAATGAAGAGAATTGGATGTGGTTTCTTTCTGAGCTCCATAACTTGTTAGAGCTTAACACTGAGAACATGCCAAGACTCACAATATTATCTGATAGACAGAAAAATATCGTTGAGGGAGTGGAAGCCAATTTTCCAACAGCTTTCCATGGCTTCTGTATGCGCCACCTCAGCGAGAGTTTCCGAAAGGAGTTCAACAACACTATGCTTGTAAACCATCTTTGGGATGCAGCAAATGCCCTTACCGTCATGGAGTTTGAATCGAAAATACTTGAAATCGAGGAGATATCACAAGAAGCCGCTTATTGGATTCGACGCGTTCCTCCACGTTTATGGGCTACGGCTTATTTTGAAGGGACTCGCTTCGGTCAGTTAACAGCTAACATAATTGAGTCATTAAAcgtttggattcttgaagcttctGGGCTCCCAATAATACAGATGATGGAGTGTATTCGTAGGCAGTTAATGATGTGGTTCAATGAGAGACGTGAAACCAGTATGCAATGGACTTCGATCCTTGTTCCTACTGCTGAGAGACTTGTGTCAGAAGCTATTGATCGTGCACGAACTTATCAAGTGCTTAGAGCAAATGAAGCCGAATTTGAAGTTATTTCACACGAAGGAACTAATATTGTTGACATTAGAAACCGTCGGTGTTTATGTAGGGGATGGCAGCTCAACGGGCTTCCATGTGCTCATGCTGTGGCAGCTCTTCTTTCATGTAGACAAAACGTTCATCGGTTTACCGAGAGTTGTTTTACAGTGGCAATGTATAGGAAAGCATATTCTCAAACAATACATCCCGTTCCTGATAAGACACTATGGAAGGAAATGACGGATTTAGCCTCGTTAGGCGAGGGAAATAATGTTATGGATATCGTTATCAACCCACCAAAGTCTATCAGACCTCCAGGAAGGCCAAGAAAGAGGAGGGTTCGGTCCGAAGATCGGGGTCCCGTAAAACGGATTGTGCATTGTAGTCGTTGTAACCAGACCGGGCATTTTAGAACTACCTGCTCTGCTCCGATATGA